The Podospora pseudocomata strain CBS 415.72m chromosome 3, whole genome shotgun sequence genome window below encodes:
- a CDS encoding hypothetical protein (EggNog:ENOG503P700), producing MPPPHLHPRSRSTSTLFATTLLASFLVVALPHILPCPAPRRTLADGELDPNATKRRKKQIVGEDGVARFNNAIATTPEELQKLRMERQRERKAERECPVPKPGGILGEWLGFHKEEEKTVEKAEPRREGR from the coding sequence ATgccacccccccacctccacccccgctcccgctcaacatcaaccctcttcgcaaccaccctcctcgcctccttcctcgtcgtcgccctcccccacatcctcccctgTCCAGCACCCCGAAGAACCCTCGCCGACGGGGAGCTCGATCCCAACGCCaccaagagaagaaaaaaacaaatcgtgggggaggacggggtggCTAGATTCAACAATGCAATCGCCACCACGCCAGAGGAGCTCCAAAAGCTAAGAatggagaggcagagggaacgaaaggcggagagggagtgtCCGGTTCCGAAACCGGGGGGGATATTGGGGGAGTGGTTGGGGTTtcacaaggaggaggagaagacagTCGAGAAGGCTGAaccgaggagggaggggaggtga
- a CDS encoding hypothetical protein (EggNog:ENOG503P42Y): protein MKMSSTDSKKQANLSRIRTNQRLSRARRKEYISSLESRIREHEEKGVQATLEIQLAARKVAEENQRLRELLGKVGVSEAGIREYLQQPLSQTPCRREEQQKDAEPNECSMAADLISLITGANTSQVRVTLGCAPGRNCDVDEEAIEKTITRLKGSTSN, encoded by the exons ATGAAAATGTCCTCCACAGACTCCAAAAAACAAGCCAACCTCTCCCGCATCCGCACCAACCAGCGCCTCTCCCGCGCCCGCCGAAAAGAGTACATCTCTTCCCTAGAATCCCGCATCAGGGAGCacgaagaaaagggggtgcAGGCAACACTAGAGATCCAGCTCGCCGCGAGAAAAGTCGCGGAAGAAAACCAGAGGCTGAGAGAGTTGCTCGGCAAGGTTGGGGTCAGCGAGGCTGGTATAAGAGAGTACCTGCAACAGCCGCTATCCCAGACGCCCTGTAGACGTGAGGAGCAACAGAAGGACGCAGAGCCCAACGAGTGTTCCATGGCGGCTGATTT AATatccctcatcaccggcgcaAACACCAGCCAAGTCCGTGTGACGTTGGGATGTGCTCCCGGGAGGAATTGTGACGTTGATGAAGAGGCTATTGAGAAGACTATCACTCGACTGAAGGGCTCAACCTCAAACTaa
- the PPH3 gene encoding phosphoprotein phosphatase PP4 catalytic subunit (COG:G; COG:T; EggNog:ENOG503NVGA), which produces MSDLDRAIAQLRACRPIPENDVRELCHKARELLIEEGNVVTVNAPVTICGDIHGQFHDLMELFRVGGDVPDTNYLFMGDFVDRGFYSLESFLLLLCLKVRYPDRMTLIRGNHESRQITMVYGFYDECLRKYGSANVWRYCCDVFDYLALGAIVLGASNTLSEGGGGGGGGTAPVAEPDVEIEVCNADQQIISRFLRKGSSSASSSREGSQAGESQVGEGGSSPERGRTEGSPNGAAGGQPTTNGFGDGGGPPAPTNTGPPGSGASGASGGSIGNPAGAVLCVHGGLSPLIDNVDKIRLLDRKQEVPHEGAMCDLLWSDPDEIDGWGLSPRGAGFLFGADIVKVFNHRNDLSLIARAHQLVMEGFKEMFDASIVTVWSAPNYCYRCGNVAALLELSEDDSGLGVLARSNGDVNRSDGMGGQGSRGVLMENDLLGYNTAGPARRYRVFQAAPQDSRGMPAKKPVADYFL; this is translated from the exons ATGAGTGACCTCGACAG AGCCATAGCCCAGCTCCGAGCCTGCCGCCCCATCCCCGAAAACGACGTCCGCGAGCTCTGCCACAAAGCCCGCGAGCTCCTCATCGAAGAAGGCAACGTCGTGACCGTCAACGCGCCCGTGACAATATGCGGCGACATCCACGGCCAGTTCCACGACCTGATGGAGCTCTTCCGCGTCGGGGGCGACGTCCCCGACACAAACTACCTCTTCATGGGCGACTTTGTCGACCGCGGTTTCTACTCGCTCGagtccttcctcctcttgctctgCCTCAAAGTTCGGTACCCAGACCGCATGACGCTCATTCGCGGGAACCACGAGTCTCGCCAGATTACGATGGTGTATGGGTTCTATGACGAGTGCTTGAGGAAGTATGGGAGCGCGAATGTTTGGAGGTATTGTTGTGATGTGTTTGATTACTTGGCGCTGGGGGCGATTGTGTTGGGGGCTAGTAATACTCTTtccgaggggggtggtgggggtggtggtggtacggCGCCGGTGGCGGAGCCGGATGTGGAGATTGAGGTTTGTAATGCGGATCAGCAGATTATTTCGAGGTTTTTGAGGAAGgggtcttcttctgcttcttcttcgaggGAGGGGAGTCAGGCGGGGGAAAGtcaggttggggagggcgggAGCAGTCCTGAGAGGGGGCGGACGGAAGGGAGTCCGAATGGTGCGGCAGGGGGGCAGCCGACGACGAATGGGTTCGGGGATGGCGGTGGGCCACCGGCGCCGACGAATACGGGACCGCCGGGGTCGGGGGCGAGCGGGGCGAGTGGGGGAAGTATTGGGAATCcggcgggggcggtgttGTGTGTTCATGGCGGGTTGAGTCCGTTGATTGATAATGTGGACAAGATTCGGTTGCTGGACCGGAAACAGGAAGTTCCTCATGAGGGTGCGATGTGCGACTTGCTCTGGTCGGATCCGGATGAGATTgatgggtgggggttgtcgCCGAGGGGGGCTGGGTTCTTGTTTGGGGCCGATATCGTCAAGGTGTTCAACCACAGGAACGACCTGAGCTTGATTGCGAGGGCGCATCAGCTGGTTATGGAGGGGTTCAAGGAGATGTTTGATGCGAGTATCGTCACGGTGTGGTCGGCGCCCAATTACTGCTACCGATGCGGGAATGTGGCTGCGTTGCTGGAGCTGTCGGAGGATGActctgggttgggggtgttggcgaggAGTAATGGGGATGTGAACAGGAGTGACGGGATGGGCGGGCAGGGGTCAAGAGGTGTTTTGATGGAGAATGACTTGCTGGGCTACAACACAGCTGGGCCGGCAAGGAGGTATCGGGTTTTCCAGGCGGCGCCGCAGGATTCGAGGGGGATGCCGGCTAAGAAGCCCGTTGCCGACTACTTTTTGTGA
- a CDS encoding hypothetical protein (EggNog:ENOG503P595): MGGGPKIPYPKHVWSPAGGWYAQPANWKANTAILGVCVFGITAMVWNLSAEREFRHKMPEPGRFYPSRYWSKQIIEHERAQKEKAEAEKKSS, from the exons ATG GGTGGCGGTCCCAAGATCCC GTATCCCAAGCACGTCTGGTCGCCGGCCGGTGGTTGGTACGCCCAGCCTGCCAACTGGAAGGCCAACACGGCCATTCTCGGTGTCTGCGTCTTTGGCATCACTGCTATGGTCTGGAACCTGAGCGCCGAGAGGGAGTTCCGTCACAAGATGCCCGAGCCAGGACGTTTCTACCCAAGCAGATA CTGGAGCAAACAAATCATCGAGCACGAGCGGGcgcaaaaggaaaaggcagaggcagagaagAAGTCATCATAA
- the mrpl3 gene encoding 54S ribosomal protein L3 mitochondrial (COG:J; EggNog:ENOG503NW2P; BUSCO:EOG09263CGP), protein MMKRLRIERATGQLLAARPGCPSTPGAALRSSYKCATQVAPVRYSSSSSAVETEPVYEEDGTDHSRFPPLEKLPPNTSTLPSPLPYRALESAKLSALHARLSLSPKIPLQTLARTLVDASADPNPLFNNSSLAFLGATIINYHASEWFMVHYPRLPMDVLFAAMAGLAGPAPLNRIAKSWGIEVAAAPGGEVDPGLLQFSLENPGESIAGFGYTRTVVDKINKNNWKRSVASKVIYDDDFGQLIMPRKTKESEDKAVEEDQGQGVYHEEAANPTPKFSPTSYGSSTTRELSEKAHANFARAVVGAVYTHCGRAAAKSFVKAHVLCRELDLERLFAFKHPTLELAMLCAREEFEPPVARLLSETGRLSRTPVFVVGVYSGNDKLGEGQGATLEQARLKAAMHALKAWYLYSPGEGAKVPSDVLEMETGGGGGGEQQGQGQGQQGKNKGWEPAYIDIGELISR, encoded by the coding sequence ATGATGAAGAGGTTACGAATCGAAAGAGCAACGGGCCAGTTGCTCGCCGCTCGCCCCggctgcccctccacccccggcgCCGCCCTCCGGTCCTCATATAAGTGCGCCACCCAAGTAGCACCAGTACGGtactcatcctcctcctccgccgtcgaGACCGAACCCGTCTACGAAGAAGACGGCACCGACCACTCccgcttcccccccctcgagaagctcccacccaacacatccaccctcccctcccccctaccCTACCGGGCCCTCGAATCAGCAAAACTCTCCGCCCTCCACGCCCGCCTGTCGCTCTCCcccaaaatccccctccaaaccctcgcCCGCACCCTCGTCGACGCCTCGGCCGACCCGAACCCCCTGTTCAACAACTCCAGCCTGGCCTTCCTCGGCGCCACAATAATCAACTACCACGCCTCAGAATGGTTCATGGTCCACTACCCCCGTCTCCCCATGGACGTCCTCttcgccgccatggccggcCTCGCCGGCCCCGCGCCCCTCAACAGGATAGCGAAATCGTGGGGTATCGAAGTGGCCGCCGCCCCCGGCGGCGAGGTCGATCCTGGTCTTCTCCAATTCAGCCTCGAAAACCCAGGGGAAAGCATCGCCGGGTTCGGGTACACCCGCACAGTGGtcgacaagatcaacaagaacaactGGAAGCGATCGGTCGCCTCCAAGGTAATCTACGATGACGATTTCGGGCAGTTGATCATGCCCCGCAAAACTAAAGAGTCTGAAGACAAGGCCGTCGAGGAAGATCAGGGCCAAGGTGTCTACCACGAAGAAGCAGcaaaccccacccccaaattCTCCCCCACGTCTTacggctcctccaccacccgcgAGCTATCGGAAAAGGCGCACGCAAACTTTGCGCGTGCTGTTGTCGGAGCGGTGTACACCCACTGCGGCCGCGCGGCGGCCAAATCGTTTGTCAAGGCCCACGTCCTCTGCCGCGAGCTGGATCTGGAGCGGTTGTTTGCGTTTAAGCATCCCACTCTTGAACTGGCTATGCTCTGCGCCAGAGAGGAGTTTGAGCCCCCGGTCGCGAGGCTGCTTTCGGAGACCGGTCGGCTGTCGAGGACGCCTGTttttgtggtgggggtgtaCTCGGGGAATGAtaagctgggggaggggcagggggcGACGTTGGAGCAGGCTAGGTTGAAGGCTGCGATGCATGCGTTGAAGGCGTGGTATTTGTACAGtcctggggagggggccaaGGTGCCGAGTGATGTGCTTGAAATGGagacgggtggtggtggtggtggtgagcagcAGGGACAAGGGCAGGGGCAGCAGGGGAAGAATAAGGGGTGGGAGCCGGCTTATATTGATATTGGCGAGTTGATTTCTCGTTAG
- the SCC2 gene encoding Sister chromatid cohesion protein 2 (COG:B; COG:D; COG:L; BUSCO:EOG092604A0; EggNog:ENOG503NVI7) has product MANSWSGAHNGPPNNNNWDGAPQANPPPPPVSQPAGFARPFTLAEVLPYTPFSAIAPFDSSVLPSPSIGSASPAPPVTDLIPSLDFESLNQEASTNTASRLLQQTVGQVQRLLERGNIPEYKFKTGPRATTSPSPAKHSSLAAGLSPFSKMVHDSTSIPFRYPTPDTPTPAANNHPNVITTPVPTKQKISAKPVIKKEPGQGKKLSSIPANTPGPSASPATSANQQAHAANKARFEIVLPTKKELEQQAGLANIKPHPSSNVTPRAPPAPVAPPTPAYHPQYQPQVQHSPQVQRQAQVQHQPQVHQQHQVPQQHQVQQQRSQQHPPQPALPPLSSAVATAASRTATPPERPGSQSISSSQKPVIAIELPKTKTFDKNEFTVVADEPEEPANLPLKKRKHGDIDGDDIYGESLDLRQRADAALHDLRVFLHNAFQAENAVLARRQGNDMVVLVSENEATLTATAQSKAQALLGKTITLNCFKTAPLEELLHLIRLSEGALKLAETLDIKVDETWVAADVEQWLSQLPWLEMAIRAGRTSLRIMCGGRQEKQLYSQDTIEHCLDLFKRIIDGIVIPIAELRATPGANELFKTLAQNKKKIVALFNDCQKLFSIMATLISSIDTSDAVTNTLEFTASRLIFMETAHAEKDSVIDTQKFDGLRLVAMDMLSQIFLLNPEQRKGIFNEILSSLEKLPLGKRARTFKLVDGTSIQPVSALIMRLVQTSAGKVGDAGRGKGNTMPVEDEAAEGPRRLPQSFSIQDEEHGASQHRIAIQELDDVSEALIKTATNSASDVVQFIVSRALKSTKSGDTPYRNLLDMFVEDFALCLDNPDWPAAELLLRIFMHLMFQLIENDKQPVTAKNMALELLGSMGAAVSKLRGHVRKGVSSLDTQDSDGLGLFLSDLAAAALELKSRPEQMVAWTGPYRATLEHLESRFSEDPHLASAISFLVSDWASKTCKTYDDYEDDVAERDHELGRLAYRLREMIHDRQWLSREYSFKDISQSYARLSYSITLLRSPLCEAFNTILNILLNSMASDQPTVRSKSLKSVNQVLETDPSILDGDSVVVQLILRCSNDSSTQVRDSALGLIGKCISMRPALEEQITPTVVERFNDAGHGVRKRAMKLAKDIYLRNSNRTLRSTIANGLLHRIQDPEESVRELAKQVIEEIWFAPFHSGQTSAASKISLADHVSLMVQTVNRGNVVSVLDKVLQALLAPSNKTAQASLEVCTKLVESMFDLVDSSDPEDTTKPSGRDVLQILMIFAKAEASLFTFEQLRLLRPYISSIRSNEDPAVSKAVVVIYRRVLPQLSSAHSQFLTEVRSELMPTMTTVSRPLMNEVMACLWIISGLLDTSEHMARLAASSLRNIQALHAKSKTQPLDTRTMRQFERYSLIVGMAGKHFNLDSHLDFFNKMLKTNGSSVSKLMVDLVVPFAAPSYHMDMRKAALDSVGLVCQAWPRNYVSANVYTTFQHVFDEQVPVLEAMVLRSFKEFLLTEEKRSEEAAEAPTGMNGGAKQEKKRELTVIGGTNYDDVASATTHRFLKEIIRIATATQDNHAFLAVEVLASINRQGLVHPKETGVTFITLETSSNPRISELAFLEHKALHAKHETVVEREYVKAVQSAFAYQRDIVKDSRGAIATGNGVFTPKLHLLMEVLKISKSKNRQKFLEKLCGQLDFDVGKLDMGERVPSHVVYARFVTECLAYFEYLTVGEVGCVVGALERLVTGTGAGVAQAIEMEVLGFRVDVLEEEEQQQQQVLGENRQAAGAAAGSLSSSSVNQLQEAPRVELEKLRRLTAGAVVLLGVWEARTYLRRLYGLGIGGRRENKVKMLGKDLSKAPVKAQGVTGEKLWEEMGVLGERLGSREGMMGVCRGFVELMNVDKEFLVGDEDEEGLMEEGGASPMSGGEDDELVGERKRGRKRKSDAGSQGTPGKKKRGRSGSMGGQPRKRGRPKKVAREEEEGEGEEGDWF; this is encoded by the exons ATGGCGAACTCATGGTCGGGCGCCCACAATGGCCCTCCAAACAATAACAATTGGGATGGAGCTCCTCAggccaacccaccaccacctccagtTTCGCAACCTGCTGGCTTTGCGAGGCCATTCACACTCGCCGAAGTCTTGCCCTACACACCCTTCTCGGCGATAGCTCCCTTTGACTCGA GTGTGCTTCCTTCGCCATCGATAGGTTCTGCGTCGCCCGCTCCCCCAGTAACCGACCTGATACCAAGTCTCGACTTCGAATCGTTAAATCAAGAGGCTTCCACGAATACGGCCTCGAGGTTACTACAGCAGACAGTCGGCCAGGTTCAAAGGCTTCTAGAGAGAGGAAATATCCCCGAATA CAAATTCAAGACTGGACCACGCGCGACgacttctccttcaccagcGAAACACAGTTCTCTGGCTGCGGGACTGTCACCGTTCTCGAAAATGGTGCACGATTCAACGTCGATACCGTTTCGGTATCCGACCCCAGATACCCCCACACCCGCTGCGAATAATCATCCGAACGTCATTACCACGCCCGTTCCCACGAAACAGAAGATTTCTGCTAAGCCGGTCATTAAGAAAGAACCAGGCCAAGGAAAGAAACTGAGCAGTATTCCTGCAAACACACCGGGCCCTTCTGCGAGCCCGGCCACATCAGCGAACCAGCAGGCGCATGCTGCGAACAAGGCGCGATTCGAGATTGTCTTGCCCACCAAGAAGGAGCTTGAACAGCAGGCCGGCCTTGCGAATATCAAGCCGCACCCTTCGTCTAATGTGACTCCACGCGCTCCGCCTGCGCCAGTTGCTCCCCCGACTCCAGCGTATCATCCTCAGTATCAGCCTCAGGTTCAACACTCACCTCAGGTACAACGCCAAGCTCAGGTACAGCATCAACCGCAAGTACACCAACAGCATCAGGTCCCGCAACAACATCAggttcaacaacaacgcagCCAGCAACACCCGCCGCAGCCTgctctcccacccctcagCTCTGCAGTAGCTACCGCGGCCTCAAGAACTGCCACGCCCCCAGAGCGGCCCGGATCGCAAAGCATATCCAGCTCTCAAAAGCCAGTCATTGCTATTGAGCTTcccaagaccaagacttTTGACAAGAATGAGTTTACGGTGGTTGCAGATGAGCCTGAGGAGCCTGCCAACTTGCCATTGAAGAAGCGGAAGCACGGTGATATTGATGGTGACGACATCTATGGAGAGAGCTTGGATCTTCGCCAGAGAGCTGATGCGGCTCTTCATGACTTGAGAGTGTTTCTTCACAACGCTTTCCAGGCAGAGAACGCTGTGCTTGCCCGAAGGCAAGGAAACGAcatggtggttttggtttctGAGAACGAAGCTACCCTGACAGCAACCGCACAATCCAAGGCGCAGGCCCTGCTGGGCAAGACGATCACCTTGAACTGTTTCAAGACTGCGCCTCTCGAGGAGCTACTTCACCTCATTCGGCTTTCCGAAGGTGCTTTAAAGCTGGCCGAAACGCTAGACATCAAGGTTGACGAGACCTGGGTAGCTGCCGATGTGGAGCAATGGCTGAGCCAGCTGCCCTGGTTAGAGATGGCGATTCGGGCTGGCCGCACGTCTCTGAGAATCATGTGTGGCGGCCGTCAAGAAAAGCAGCTTTACTCCCAAGACACAATAGAACACTGTCTTGACCTGTTCAAGCGTATCATTGACGGCATCGTTATTCCGATTGCCGAGTTGAGAGCCACCCCAGGGGCTAACGAACTCTTCAAGACGTTGGCtcagaacaagaagaagattgtggCCTTGTTCAACGATTGCCAGAAGCTGTTTTCTATCATGGCGACTTTGATCTCGTCCATCGACACCTCGGACGCGGTGACAAACACGCTCGAGTTCACTGCCTCGCGGCTCATCTTTATGGAGACGGCACATGCAGAAAAGGACTCCGTCATTGACACACAAAAGTTCGATGGACTTCGTTTGGTCGCTATGGATATGCTTTCGCAGATTTTCCTGCTGAACCCTGAGCAGCGGAAGGGCATTTTCAATGAGATTTTGAGCTCGTTGGAGAAGCTGCCGCTTGGGAAGAGAGCGAGGACTTTCAAACTTGTGGATGGCACGAGTATCCAGCCAGTGTCTGCTCTCATCATGCGGTTGGTTCAGACCAGTGCTGGCAAGGTTGGCGATGCGGGTCGAGGAAAGGGGAATACTATGCctgtcgaggacgaggcgGCCGAAGGCCCCAGGCGGCTGCCGCAGTCGTTTTCCATTCAGGATGAGGAGCACGGTGCCTCGCAGCATCGTATCGCCATTCAAGAGCTTGACGACGTTTCTGAGGCCTTGATCAAGACAGCCACCAACAGCGCCTCAGACGTTGTCCAGTTTATTGTGAGCCGAGCGCTCAAGTCGACCAAGTCCGGTGATACGCCGTATCGCAACCTCCTTGACATGTTTGTGGAGGACTTTGCTCTCTGTCTTGACAATCCCGACTGGCCTGCGGCGGAGCTGTTGCTTCGAATCTTTATGCATCTGATGTTTCAGCTCATCGAGAATGACAAGCAACCCGTCACTGCGAAGAACATGGCTCTGGAGCTGTTGGGAAGCATGGGTGCCGCTGTTTCCAAGCTCCGCGGGCATGTGAGGAAAGGTGTCAGCAGTCTCGACACGCAAGACAGCGACGGCCTGGGGTTGTTCCTTTCCGACTTGGCTGCTGCGGCGCTGGAGCTCAAGTCTCGCCCGGAGCAGATGGTGGCGTGGACTGGGCCATATCGTGCTACGCTTGAGCACCTCGAGAGCCGCTTCTCAGAGGATCCTCATCTGGCGAGTGCCATCTCTTTCTTGGTTTCCGACTGGGCAAGCAAGACATGCAAGACCTACGACGACTATGAAGACGATGTTGCCGAGCGTGATCATGAGCTTGGCCGACTCGCCTACAGGCTCCGGGAAATGATACACGATCGTCAGTGGCTGTCGAGGGAGTATTCTTTTAAAGACATCAGCCAGAGCTATGCGAGGCTGTCTTACTCGATCACCCTCTTGAGGTCCCCCCTCTGTGAGGCCTTCAATACGATTCTGAACATTCTTCTCAACTCAATGGCTAGTGACCAGCCGACGGTACGAAGCAAGAGTTTGAAGAGCGTCAACCAGGTCCTGGAAACGGACCCGTCCATTCTGGATGGAGATTCCGTGGTGGTGCAGCTCATTCTGAGATGTTCCAACGACTCGTCGACGCAGGTGCGTGATTCGGCGCTTGGGTTGATTGGCAAGTGCATCAGCATGCGGCcggcgttggaggagcagaTTACCCCCACGGTTGTGGAGCGGTTTAATGATGCTGGGCATGGTGTTCGGAAGAGGGCCATGAAGCTTGCCAAGGATATTTACCTTCGCAACAGCAACCGGACGCTGAGGAGCACGATTGCGAATGGGCTGCTGCATCGGATTCAGGACCCGGAGGAGAGCGTCAGGGAGCTGGCCAAGCAGGTGATTGAGGAGATATGGTTTGCCCCTTTTCACAGCGGCCAGACCTCGGCCGCGTCCAAGATTTCTCTTGCGGATCATGTTTCGCTCATGGTGCAGACGGTGAACCGGGGCAATGTTGTCAGTGTGCTGGATAAGGTGCTTCAAGCACTGCTGGCGCCGAGCAACAAGACGGCGCAGGCTTCGTTGGAGGTCTGCACGAAACTGGTGGAGAGCATGTTTGACCTGGTTGACAGCTCGGATCCGGAGGACACGACCAAGCCTTCGGGAAGAGATGTCTTGCAGATTCTGATGATTTTTGCAAAGGCGGAAGCTAGTCTCTTTACGTTTGAGCAGTTGCGGCTGTTGAGGCCTTATATCAGCAGCATCCGCAGCAACGAGGACCCGGCCGTGTCCAAGGCTGTGGTGGTTATCTATCGTCGGGTGCTTCCGCAGCTGTCGAGCGCGCATTCTCAGTTCCTTACCGAGGTGCGCAGTGAGCTGATGCCTACCATGACGACAGTTTCACGGCCTCTGATGAACGAGGTCATGGCTTGCTTGTGGATCATTAGCGGGCTGCTCGACACTTCGGAACAcatggccaggcttgcggCCTCGAGTTTGAGGAATATCCAGGCGCTGCATGCAAAGAGCAAGACGCAGCCTCTGGATACCCGCACCATGCGCCAGTTTGAGCGGTACTCGCTCATTGTCGGTATGGCGGGCAAAcacttcaacctcgacagccATTTGGACTTTTTCAACAAGATGTTGAAGACGAATGGCAGCTCCGTCTCAAAGTTGATGGTTGATCTGGTGGTCCCTTTTGCTGCCCCGTCGTATCATATGGACATGAGGAAGGCAGCGTTGGACTCGGTGGGGCTGGTGTGTCAGGCCTGGCCGAGGAACTACGTTTCTGCAAATGTTTACACGACGTTTCAGCACGTGTTTGACGAGCAGGTTCCGGTGCTGGAGGCGATGGTGCTGAGGTCGTTTAAGGAGTTTTTGCtgacggaggagaagaggtcggaggaggcggcggaggcgccGACGGGGATGAATGGGGGGGCGAaacaggagaagaagagggagttGACTGTTATTGGTGGCACGAACTACGACGATGTTGCGAGTGCTACGACGCATCGATTCCTCAAGGAGATTATTCGGATTGCTACCGCGACGCAAGACAACCATGCTTTCCTTGCGGTGGAGGTTCTCGCCAGCATCAACAGGCAGGGTTTGGTACACCCCAAGGAGACGGGCGTCACGTTCATTACGCTTGAAACGTCGTCCAATCCTAGGATTTCGGAGCTTGCTTTTTTGGAACATAAAGCGCTGCACGCCAAGCATGAGACGGTTGTGGAAAGGGAGTATGTCAAGGCTGTTCAGTCGGCTTTTGCGTACCAGCGGGACATTGTCAAGGATTCGCGCGGTGCGATTGCCACCGGCAACGGGGTCTTTACTCCCAAGCTTCATCTCCTGATGGAGGTGCTCAAGATCAGCAAGTCAAAGAATCGGCAAAAGTTTCTGGAGAAGCTGTGCGGGCAGCTCGACTTTGATGTGGGCAAGCTGGACATGGGGGAGCGGGTGCCAAGCCATGTGGTGTATGCGAGGTTTGTGACGGAGTGTCTGGCGTACTTTGAGTACTTGACCGTGGGCGAGGTGGGGTGTGTGGTTGGGgcgctggagaggttggtcaCCGGGACGGGGGCGGGCGTTGCGCAAGCGATTGAgatggaggttttggggtttAGGGTGGATgttcttgaggaggaggagcagcagcaacagcaggtcTTGGGAGAGAATAGACaggctgctggtgctgctgctgggtcgttgtcgtcgtcgtcggtgaaTCAGTTGCAGGAGGCCCCTAGGGTGGAGCTTGAGAAGCTGAGGCGTCTTacggcgggggcggtggtttTGTTGGGTGTTTGGGAGGCGAGGACTTACCTCAGGAGGTTGTATGGGCttgggattggggggaggagggagaataAAGTCAAGATGTTGGGGAAGGACTTGAGTAAGGCCCCTGTCAAGGCGCAGGGGGTGACGGGGGAGAAgttgtgggaggagatgggggtgttgggggagaggttggggagtagggaggggatgatgggggtttgTAGGGGGTTTGTGGAGTTGATGAATGTTGATAAGGAGTTTTTGGTTggagacgaggatgaggaggggttgatggaagaggggggggcaAGTCCGATGAgtggcggggaggatgatgagctggtgggagagaggaagagggggaggaagaggaagagtgaTGCGGGTAGTCAGGGGAcgccggggaagaagaagaggggtaGGAGTGGGAGTATGGGGGGGCAACCTAGGAAGAGGGGACGGCCGAAGAAGGTTGctagggaggaggaggaaggggagggtgaggagggggattggTTTTAG
- a CDS encoding hypothetical protein (COG:O; EggNog:ENOG503PN7D), with product MSGFWNSIDLQSEQSDGSSVASNPPSNTPSPSRSLLYEPDIAEYDLDLPDYESESSEDTIRIINNVSDLDEAETREWRSLRDDLEEVEIRERSTLHREDTGLEEEEAEHQPQDMGTYVPDPKFTFLFDPGRHHPHHQHTCSICMISPLRILPATQRQSIYNQNNDSVPCVLPCGHIFGQACIRQWMQDHDQCPVCRTPMVHELCKHKIRLRPLWKETIWLVPRTIPDGGKIAAFCSTCEAVERRAVINGLMETLGRLYYDAKLRWKRTGREKDRVQMVKYRVRMDDDLKRLVTRETVGEWY from the exons ATGTCCGGCTTTTGGAATTCCATAGACTTGCAGTCTGAGCAGTCGGACGGCTCATCCGTCGCTTCTAATCCCCCCTCTAacaccccttctccttcacgGTCACTTCTATATGAGCCTGACATTGCAGAGTACGACTTAGACCTTCCTGATTACGAGTCTGAATCTTCTGAAGACACCATCAGAATCATCAACAATGTCTCGGATTTAGACGAAGCAGAAACTCGTGAATGGCGCAGTCTTCGAGACGATCTCGAGGAAGTGGAAATTCGGGAACGTAGCACCCTTCACAGAGAAGACACCggtcttgaagaagaggaggctgaaCATCAACCTCAGGACATGGGCACCTACGTTCCCGACCCGAAATTCACCTTCCTTTTCGACCCTGgccgtcaccacccccatcaccaacacacaTGCTCCATTTGCATGATCTCCCCCCTTCGCATCCTTCCCGCTACCCAACGCCAGAGCATCTACAATCAAAACAACGATTCTGTGCCTTGTGTGCTACCGTGCGGTCACATATTCGGCCAAGCTTGCATCCGTCAATGGATGCAAGACCACGACCAATGCCCCGTTTGTCGGACTCCCATGGTTCACGAGCTGTGTAAACACAAGATTAGGCTTAGACCACTGTGGAAGGAGACCATCTGGTTGGTTCCACGGACTATTCCTGACGGGGGGAAGATTGCTGCTTTTTGCTCCACTTgcgaggcggtggagaggcGGGCGGTGATCAATGGGTTGATGGAGACGCTGGGGAGGTTGTATTATGATGCGAAGctgaggtggaagaggacggggagggagaaggatcGGGTGCAGATGGTGAAGTATagggtgaggatggatgACGATttgaagaggttggtgacGAGGGAGACGGTTGGGGAGTG GTACTAG